One stretch of Caldinitratiruptor microaerophilus DNA includes these proteins:
- a CDS encoding L-lactate dehydrogenase translates to MGDQRHRIVIVGTGLVGSTFAYTLLLRELAEEIVLIDKNRAKAEGDALDLNHGIPLARPARIWAGDYPDCAGADIVVIAAGVAQRPGETRIDLLRRNVDVLREVLGHVVRHTERAILLVATNPVDVLSYAAWKLSGFPPERVIGSGTLLDSARFRYMIGTRLGVDPRSVHAYIVGEHGDTEVPVWSLATVGGVPVAAQTARDGTAGLPGGGLGPEEREAVFVSVRDAAYHIIAAKGATYYAIALALERICRSILRDERSVLTVSTLVRGEYGIDDVYLGLPAIVGRAGVEGRVHLPLAEDEVAALRRSAETLKGLIRSLAL, encoded by the coding sequence ATGGGGGACCAGCGGCACCGGATCGTCATCGTCGGCACGGGGCTGGTGGGCTCGACCTTCGCCTATACGCTCCTCCTCCGGGAGCTGGCCGAGGAGATCGTCCTGATCGACAAGAACCGGGCCAAGGCCGAGGGCGACGCCCTCGACCTGAACCACGGCATCCCTCTGGCCCGGCCGGCCCGCATCTGGGCCGGCGACTACCCCGACTGCGCCGGGGCGGACATCGTCGTCATCGCCGCCGGGGTGGCGCAGCGGCCCGGAGAGACGCGGATCGACCTCCTGCGCCGCAACGTCGACGTGCTCCGGGAGGTCCTCGGCCACGTCGTGCGCCACACCGAGCGGGCGATCCTGCTGGTGGCGACCAACCCCGTCGACGTCCTCAGCTACGCCGCCTGGAAGCTCTCCGGCTTCCCGCCTGAGCGGGTGATCGGCTCAGGGACGCTCCTCGACTCGGCCCGCTTCCGGTACATGATCGGCACCCGCCTGGGGGTCGACCCCCGCAGCGTGCACGCGTACATCGTGGGCGAGCACGGGGACACCGAGGTGCCCGTGTGGAGCCTTGCCACCGTGGGCGGGGTGCCGGTGGCGGCGCAGACGGCCCGCGACGGTACCGCCGGCCTCCCGGGCGGCGGCCTCGGCCCGGAGGAACGGGAGGCCGTCTTCGTCTCCGTGCGGGACGCCGCCTACCACATCATCGCGGCGAAGGGCGCGACCTACTACGCCATCGCCCTGGCCCTGGAGCGCATCTGCCGGTCGATCCTCCGGGACGAGCGCTCCGTCCTCACCGTCTCGACCCTTGTGCGGGGCGAGTACGGCATCGACGACGTGTACCTCGGCCTCCCGGCGATCGTCGGCCGGGCCGGGGTGGAGGGACGGGTCCACCTGCCGCTCGCCGAGGACGAGGTGGCGGCCCTGCGGCGCTCCGCCGAGACCCTGAAGGGGCTCATCCGCTCGCTGGCGCTATGA
- a CDS encoding acetate--CoA ligase: protein MPDFDSAAPGDVVWRPTPEQILSSNLYRFMARHGIATYDELLRRSVDDIEWFWDAVVRDLGIAWYRPYERVLDTSRGIPWARWFVGGQLNLANDCVDKHVGTRRRNQVAVIWEGEEGAVRKLTYRDLYVESNRLAHGLRRLGIGRGDRVGLLLPMIPETVIAILAVAKVGAIFTPIFSGFAPQAVTTRLQDSEARLLITADGFYRRGQPVAMKEAADEAAAASPSVEHVLVVRRLGISVPWHEGRDVAWDELVAGQPGEYPTAWMDAEDPFMLIYTSGTTGKPKGAVHVHAGFPLKATQDIAHAFDLKEPDILFWFTDIGWMMGPWLIFGTLMLGSTMLLYDGAPDHPGPDRLWSLVERHGVTHLGLSPTVIRALMAHGEAPVRRHDLSSLRVLGSTGEPWNPDPYMWYFRHVGGGRCPIINYSGGTEISGGIVGATVLQPLKPTSFTGPIPGMAADVVDDEGRPVRGRVGELVIRKPWPGMTRGFWRDPGRYLQTYWSRWPDVWVHGDWASIDEDGFWYIHGRSDDTIKIAGKRVGPAEIESALVAHPAVAEAAAIGVPHPVKGEGVVAFVILRPGHEPSEELRQALKEQVAAQLGKALRPEDVKFVTQLPKTRNAKIMRRVIRARYLGQSPGDLSALENPEAVEEIGRAR from the coding sequence TTGCCCGACTTCGACAGCGCTGCCCCCGGGGACGTCGTGTGGAGACCCACCCCCGAACAGATCCTGTCGTCCAATCTCTACCGCTTCATGGCCCGCCACGGCATCGCCACGTACGACGAGCTCCTGCGCCGCTCCGTCGATGACATCGAGTGGTTCTGGGACGCGGTGGTGCGGGATCTGGGCATCGCCTGGTACCGGCCCTACGAGCGCGTGCTGGATACGTCGCGGGGCATCCCGTGGGCCCGCTGGTTCGTGGGCGGACAGCTCAACCTGGCCAACGACTGCGTCGACAAGCACGTCGGCACGCGCCGGCGGAACCAGGTGGCGGTGATCTGGGAGGGCGAAGAAGGGGCCGTCCGCAAGCTGACCTACCGGGACCTGTACGTCGAGTCGAACCGCCTGGCGCACGGCCTGCGCCGCCTCGGGATCGGCCGGGGCGACCGCGTCGGCCTCCTCCTGCCGATGATCCCCGAGACGGTGATCGCCATCCTCGCCGTGGCGAAGGTGGGGGCCATCTTCACCCCGATCTTCTCGGGCTTCGCCCCCCAGGCCGTCACCACCCGGCTCCAAGACAGCGAGGCCCGCCTCCTCATCACCGCCGACGGCTTCTACCGGCGCGGCCAGCCCGTCGCCATGAAGGAGGCGGCGGACGAGGCCGCGGCGGCGTCCCCCAGCGTCGAGCACGTCCTGGTGGTCCGCCGGCTGGGCATCTCCGTCCCGTGGCACGAGGGGCGGGACGTCGCCTGGGACGAGCTCGTGGCCGGTCAGCCCGGCGAGTACCCCACCGCCTGGATGGACGCCGAGGATCCCTTCATGCTCATCTACACCTCGGGCACCACCGGGAAGCCCAAGGGGGCCGTGCACGTCCACGCCGGCTTTCCGCTGAAGGCCACTCAGGACATCGCCCACGCCTTCGACCTGAAGGAGCCGGACATCCTCTTCTGGTTCACGGACATCGGCTGGATGATGGGGCCGTGGCTCATCTTCGGCACCCTCATGCTCGGCAGCACGATGCTGCTCTACGACGGCGCGCCCGACCACCCCGGCCCCGACCGGCTGTGGTCCCTGGTGGAGCGGCACGGGGTGACGCACCTCGGGCTGTCGCCCACGGTGATCCGCGCCCTGATGGCCCACGGGGAGGCACCGGTCCGCCGCCACGACCTGAGCTCGCTGCGGGTCCTGGGGTCGACGGGCGAGCCCTGGAACCCGGATCCGTACATGTGGTACTTCCGCCACGTAGGAGGCGGGCGGTGCCCCATCATCAACTACTCCGGCGGGACGGAGATCTCCGGCGGCATCGTGGGCGCCACGGTGCTGCAGCCGCTCAAGCCCACCTCCTTCACCGGGCCGATCCCGGGCATGGCGGCGGACGTCGTGGACGACGAAGGCCGCCCGGTCCGGGGGCGGGTGGGCGAACTCGTGATCCGCAAGCCGTGGCCGGGCATGACCCGGGGCTTCTGGCGGGACCCCGGCCGGTACCTGCAGACGTACTGGTCCCGCTGGCCGGACGTCTGGGTGCACGGGGACTGGGCCTCGATCGATGAGGACGGCTTCTGGTACATCCATGGCCGCTCGGATGACACCATCAAGATCGCCGGGAAGCGGGTCGGCCCGGCGGAGATCGAGTCCGCCCTGGTGGCCCACCCGGCCGTGGCCGAGGCGGCGGCGATCGGGGTGCCGCACCCCGTCAAGGGCGAGGGGGTGGTGGCCTTCGTCATCCTGCGGCCGGGGCACGAGCCCTCCGAGGAGCTGCGCCAGGCGCTCAAGGAGCAGGTCGCGGCCCAGCTGGGCAAGGCCCTGCGTCCGGAAGACGTGAAGTTCGTGACCCAGCTCCCCAAGACCCGGAACGCGAAGATCATGCGCCGGGTCATCCGTGCCCGCTACCTGGGCCAGAGTCCCGGGGACCTCTCCGCGCTGGAAAACCCGGAGGCCGTGGAGGAGATCGGCCGGGCGCGCTGA
- a CDS encoding short-chain fatty acid transporter — MQEERHAGWTAAAQPERIPFVATLATAATRWSTRWVPDAYVLAILLTVLASVLALTFTPSTLPQLVEFWGRGFWELLSFSMQMSLIIFTGYVVAVAPPVSRLLDRLAALARTPRGAVALMAVVSMALGLVNWGFSIVGSAVFVRFLAKRVRNVDYRLLVAAAYLGLGTTWHAGLSASAPLLVATPKHFLEKDIGIIPVTQTIFHPFNLVLVLIVIVAMALLTPALHPGRDETVTVDPAVLAEMEEFTPPARTEYTPATALEYSPLVNWLIGLAGIAYLLLYFRGKGLAAININVVNFIFLTLGILLHSRPASLLKAAEEAGRYVWGVVLQFPFYAGIFGIVQYSGLSDQIGNWFVSFATKETYPAIVYWYSGLLNYIVPSGGSKWAIEAPYIMKAGAQLGVPNALTVLSYAWGDMMTDIIQPFWAIPLLSVAKLRFRDIMGFAVVIFLVYAVLTSVAFLAAPLFFR; from the coding sequence ATGCAGGAAGAGCGTCACGCCGGATGGACGGCCGCCGCGCAGCCGGAGCGGATTCCCTTCGTGGCGACCCTGGCGACGGCGGCAACCCGCTGGTCCACACGATGGGTACCGGACGCGTACGTGCTGGCGATTCTACTGACCGTGCTGGCCTCGGTCCTTGCGCTCACGTTCACCCCCTCCACGCTCCCGCAACTGGTGGAGTTCTGGGGCCGGGGGTTCTGGGAACTCCTCAGCTTCTCGATGCAGATGTCGCTCATCATCTTCACCGGGTACGTGGTCGCCGTGGCGCCGCCGGTCTCGCGTTTGCTGGACCGGCTCGCGGCACTCGCCCGCACTCCCCGAGGGGCGGTCGCGCTCATGGCCGTCGTGTCGATGGCCCTCGGCCTCGTCAACTGGGGGTTCTCGATCGTCGGCTCGGCCGTGTTCGTCCGCTTCCTTGCGAAGCGGGTGCGAAACGTGGACTATCGGCTCCTGGTCGCCGCCGCGTACCTGGGCCTCGGGACCACGTGGCACGCCGGTCTGTCAGCGTCCGCCCCCCTCCTCGTCGCGACGCCCAAGCACTTCCTGGAGAAAGACATCGGCATCATCCCCGTGACGCAGACCATCTTCCACCCGTTCAACCTCGTCCTGGTCCTCATCGTCATCGTGGCGATGGCGCTGCTCACGCCCGCGCTCCATCCCGGCCGCGACGAGACGGTCACCGTCGATCCGGCCGTTTTGGCGGAGATGGAGGAGTTCACGCCGCCTGCGAGAACCGAATACACCCCGGCCACAGCCCTCGAGTACAGCCCGCTCGTGAACTGGCTCATCGGACTGGCAGGCATCGCCTATCTGCTGCTCTACTTCCGGGGCAAGGGCCTGGCAGCCATCAACATCAACGTGGTCAACTTCATCTTCTTGACGCTGGGGATCCTGCTGCACTCACGGCCTGCATCGCTCCTGAAGGCGGCGGAGGAAGCCGGGAGGTACGTGTGGGGGGTCGTCTTGCAGTTCCCCTTCTATGCCGGAATCTTTGGCATCGTTCAATACTCGGGCCTGTCCGACCAAATCGGCAACTGGTTTGTGTCGTTCGCGACGAAGGAGACGTATCCGGCGATCGTCTACTGGTACAGCGGACTGCTGAACTACATCGTGCCGTCGGGTGGATCCAAGTGGGCGATCGAGGCGCCTTACATCATGAAGGCAGGCGCCCAGCTCGGCGTCCCCAACGCCCTGACCGTCCTGTCCTACGCGTGGGGAGACATGATGACCGACATCATCCAGCCCTTCTGGGCGATTCCGCTTCTCAGCGTGGCCAAACTCCGGTTCCGGGACATCATGGGCTTCGCGGTGGTGATCTTCCTGGTCTACGCGGTGCTCACGTCCGTAGCATTCTTGGCCGCGCCGCTGTTCTTCCGGTGA
- the lgt gene encoding prolipoprotein diacylglyceryl transferase — translation MRPILFTIGDFPVRSYGVSIAAAALIALWIAGRIARWRGRPWAHQIEDFFLYALVAGVAGARLWEVAFSWENYRGDPAEMLALWHGGLSIQGAVLGGVLAAVWFTRTRRIDLWDFLDTVAPAAVLAQGLGRLTACVLNGDAYGRPTGTWFGIVYPPGTPAYAAFGAQPLWPAEIFEGLWDLAIFAVLVRLLDRPLPRGTVVLLYAILYSAGRFSLEFLRGDSLMIGGFKAAQLASLATIAVAGTILAVRTRQARRLTTGQSA, via the coding sequence ATGCGCCCCATCCTCTTCACGATCGGCGACTTCCCCGTCCGCTCGTACGGGGTTTCCATCGCGGCGGCCGCCCTGATCGCCCTGTGGATCGCCGGTCGGATCGCCCGCTGGCGCGGCCGGCCGTGGGCTCACCAGATCGAGGATTTCTTCCTGTACGCCCTCGTCGCCGGCGTCGCCGGCGCGAGGCTGTGGGAGGTGGCCTTCAGCTGGGAGAACTACCGCGGCGATCCCGCCGAGATGCTGGCACTCTGGCACGGCGGCCTGTCGATCCAGGGCGCGGTCCTGGGCGGGGTCCTGGCGGCCGTGTGGTTCACGCGGACGCGGCGGATCGACCTGTGGGACTTCCTCGACACGGTGGCGCCGGCGGCGGTGCTGGCCCAGGGTCTCGGCCGGCTCACCGCCTGCGTCCTGAACGGTGACGCCTACGGGCGGCCGACCGGCACGTGGTTCGGCATCGTCTACCCGCCCGGGACCCCGGCCTACGCAGCGTTCGGCGCCCAGCCGCTCTGGCCGGCGGAGATCTTCGAGGGCCTCTGGGACCTGGCGATCTTCGCGGTGCTCGTGCGGCTGCTGGACCGCCCCCTGCCCCGGGGCACGGTGGTGCTCCTGTACGCGATCCTGTACTCTGCCGGCCGGTTCAGCCTCGAGTTCCTGCGGGGCGACAGCCTGATGATCGGCGGCTTCAAGGCGGCCCAGCTCGCCAGCCTCGCCACGATCGCGGTCGCCGGCACGATCCTGGCGGTCCGGACGCGGCAGGCCCGGCGGCTCACGACCGGGCAGTCGGCGTGA